One region of Flavobacterium pisciphilum genomic DNA includes:
- a CDS encoding heme-binding domain-containing protein, with product MKRFIRKILFIGLIIFILMQLYQPARNSDYGQVLPIHISKVYTIPQNVQTILENSCYDCHSNTTRYPWYSYIQPARSFMEGHIKEGKENLNFSQWGSYSKRKQENKLDRIAKQIKANEMPLASYTLIHKNAVLNTVQKEQLLNWIEKVSDSLAQIN from the coding sequence ATGAAACGATTCATTAGAAAGATTCTTTTTATTGGGTTAATTATTTTTATACTGATGCAATTGTATCAGCCTGCCCGAAATTCCGATTACGGGCAGGTTTTACCAATTCATATTTCCAAGGTGTACACCATTCCACAAAATGTGCAAACAATCCTTGAAAACTCCTGCTATGACTGCCATAGCAATACGACGAGATATCCATGGTATTCCTATATACAGCCAGCACGCAGCTTTATGGAAGGGCATATCAAAGAAGGAAAAGAAAATTTGAATTTTAGCCAGTGGGGAAGTTATTCCAAACGAAAACAGGAAAATAAATTAGACCGAATTGCCAAGCAGATAAAAGCCAACGAAATGCCTTTGGCTTCCTACACGCTGATCCATAAAAATGCAGTGCTGAATACTGTTCAGAAAGAACAGCTCCTCAATTGGATTGAAAAAGTAAGCGATAGTCTTGCACAAATAAATTAA
- a CDS encoding DNA polymerase III subunit alpha, whose translation MYLNCHSFHSLRYGTIPLEDLISHASSCGVTAMALTDINTVTGIYDFIKGCDAAGIKPLVGMEFRSEHELRYIGLAKNASGLAEMNRFLTSHNYEKTPLPFLAPDFSNVFVIYPLENAPLSLAENEFIGIRPEQLQKLVLSEWKTRQEKMVILQPVTFRTKREYNLHKILRAIDLNLILSRLSLNDYCRESEIMVPQERILNCYEQYPHIISNTQKIINECDFIFDFTTPKNKKFYTNSKRDDMILLTSLAKQGLEWRYGKNNAEAKSRMFKELKVIEQLEFSGYFLITADIIRFSTSQGFLHIGRGSGANSIIAYCLGITDICPLELDLYFERFLNLNRKSPPDFDIDWSWKERDVILEYIFSRYGYDHVAFCGTNVEFKYRSIFREVGKVFGLPKEELDALAKNPMTLHATNKVVKQVQEYGMLLAKYPNQRSMHSCGILISQEPITNYSPLEMPPKGFPIVLFDMHIAEDIGLEKFDILSQRGIGHIDDSVKLIEKNRGIRLNIRDTSISKNEASCNAFLGIGKTIGCFYIESPAMRGLLRRLKCNNYKTLVAASSIIRPGVAQSGMMKEYIFRHNHPDKFEYFHPVFQQQLGETYGIMVYQEDVIKIALHYGGLPAADGDILRRAMSGKGRSKAALQKVKDNFFASCQAQGHPTKLSEEIYRQIESFAGYSFCKAHSASYAVESYQSLYLKVHYPIEFMVAVINNQGGFYRTEVYVHEARMSGATIHNPCVNKSEFETTLYGSDVYLGFMHLQSLESKIAILIQTEREQNGSYKSLEDFINRIPIGIEGIQILIFIGAFRFTGKTKNQLLVIARLIMVNFKPENRNLMLIQEPVREYELPELARSAFEDAFDEIELLSFPVSRSPFELLQTKFRGDIMAKDLLKHHKKTVLMLAYLISRKHVPTKMGAMYFGTWIDAEGELFDTAHFTGSLKEYPFQGGGCYLLLGHVEVDYHFPTITVTKMAKMPFIADPRYSNADDRQFTAHEKIKEDVSMTHRAPYPQEHEINLPRNKMAN comes from the coding sequence ATGTATCTCAATTGTCATTCCTTCCACTCCCTGCGTTATGGCACTATTCCCTTGGAGGATTTGATCTCCCATGCCAGTTCCTGCGGGGTTACCGCTATGGCGCTTACCGACATTAACACAGTAACTGGAATTTACGATTTTATAAAGGGGTGTGATGCTGCAGGGATAAAACCTTTGGTGGGTATGGAATTTCGCTCTGAGCATGAGCTGCGCTACATCGGCCTTGCCAAAAATGCATCAGGCCTTGCCGAAATGAACCGTTTTTTGACAAGCCACAATTATGAAAAAACGCCACTTCCTTTCTTAGCTCCTGATTTCTCAAATGTTTTTGTAATTTATCCATTGGAGAATGCTCCGCTCTCACTTGCTGAAAACGAGTTTATTGGTATTCGTCCGGAGCAGCTTCAAAAACTGGTTTTGTCCGAGTGGAAAACAAGACAGGAAAAAATGGTGATTCTCCAGCCTGTTACTTTCCGTACCAAACGTGAATATAACCTGCACAAAATACTCAGGGCCATAGACCTGAACCTGATTTTATCGCGGCTTTCCCTGAATGATTACTGCAGAGAGTCCGAAATAATGGTGCCTCAGGAAAGAATATTGAATTGTTATGAGCAGTATCCGCATATTATTTCAAACACTCAAAAGATAATAAATGAATGTGATTTTATATTTGATTTTACAACACCCAAGAACAAGAAATTTTACACCAACAGCAAAAGGGATGATATGATCCTTTTGACCTCGCTGGCAAAGCAGGGCCTGGAATGGCGCTATGGTAAAAATAATGCAGAGGCGAAATCCAGAATGTTCAAGGAACTCAAAGTAATTGAGCAATTGGAATTCAGCGGTTACTTTTTGATTACAGCCGATATTATTCGTTTCAGCACCTCTCAGGGGTTCCTGCATATTGGACGCGGCAGCGGCGCCAATAGTATCATCGCCTACTGCCTGGGCATTACCGATATCTGTCCTTTGGAATTGGACCTGTACTTTGAAAGATTTCTGAACCTCAACCGTAAAAGCCCCCCGGATTTTGATATCGACTGGAGCTGGAAGGAAAGAGATGTTATTCTTGAATACATTTTCTCCCGTTATGGATATGACCACGTAGCCTTCTGCGGCACCAACGTGGAATTTAAATACCGCTCTATTTTTCGGGAAGTCGGAAAAGTTTTTGGTCTTCCTAAGGAAGAACTCGATGCGCTGGCCAAAAACCCGATGACGCTTCATGCCACAAACAAAGTAGTGAAGCAGGTACAGGAATATGGGATGCTTTTGGCAAAATATCCTAACCAGAGAAGCATGCACTCCTGCGGGATCCTGATCTCCCAGGAGCCTATTACCAATTACTCGCCCCTGGAAATGCCCCCTAAAGGTTTTCCAATTGTGCTTTTTGATATGCATATAGCAGAGGACATCGGACTTGAAAAATTTGATATCCTGAGCCAGCGCGGGATCGGCCATATTGATGACAGTGTAAAGCTGATTGAGAAAAACAGGGGTATTCGCCTAAATATCCGCGATACCTCGATTTCAAAAAATGAAGCCAGCTGCAATGCGTTCTTGGGAATTGGCAAAACGATCGGCTGCTTCTACATTGAGAGCCCGGCCATGAGGGGACTTTTGCGCCGCCTGAAATGCAACAATTATAAAACCCTTGTGGCAGCTTCCTCGATTATTCGTCCAGGTGTTGCGCAAAGCGGAATGATGAAAGAATATATTTTCAGACATAACCATCCCGATAAATTCGAGTATTTCCATCCGGTGTTCCAGCAGCAGCTTGGGGAAACCTACGGGATTATGGTCTATCAGGAAGACGTGATAAAAATCGCCCTTCATTATGGGGGACTTCCCGCCGCAGACGGGGATATACTCAGGCGTGCCATGTCAGGCAAAGGACGCTCGAAGGCGGCACTTCAGAAAGTGAAGGATAATTTCTTTGCTTCCTGTCAGGCGCAGGGACATCCAACCAAGCTCAGCGAGGAAATCTACCGCCAGATCGAATCTTTTGCCGGATACTCGTTCTGCAAGGCCCACTCAGCCTCTTATGCCGTGGAAAGCTACCAGAGCCTTTATCTGAAAGTGCATTATCCCATCGAGTTTATGGTAGCGGTGATCAATAATCAGGGCGGGTTTTATCGCACCGAAGTTTATGTGCATGAGGCAAGGATGTCAGGGGCCACTATTCACAATCCATGCGTGAACAAAAGCGAGTTTGAAACCACCCTTTACGGCTCGGATGTCTATCTGGGTTTTATGCACCTGCAGAGCCTGGAATCCAAAATCGCAATACTGATACAAACCGAACGTGAACAAAACGGCTCGTATAAATCCCTGGAGGATTTTATTAACCGCATTCCCATCGGTATCGAGGGCATTCAGATTTTGATTTTTATCGGCGCCTTTCGATTTACGGGCAAGACAAAAAACCAATTGCTTGTTATTGCCCGGCTTATCATGGTGAATTTCAAGCCAGAGAACAGAAACCTGATGCTGATTCAGGAACCTGTCAGGGAATATGAATTGCCTGAGCTGGCGCGTTCCGCTTTTGAAGACGCCTTTGATGAAATTGAGCTTTTAAGCTTTCCTGTATCGCGTTCCCCTTTTGAGCTGCTGCAGACCAAATTCCGCGGTGACATAATGGCCAAGGATCTTCTCAAGCACCATAAAAAAACAGTCCTAATGCTGGCTTATCTCATCTCGCGCAAACACGTACCGACCAAAATGGGCGCCATGTATTTCGGCACTTGGATCGATGCCGAAGGCGAGCTCTTCGACACGGCCCATTTCACGGGAAGCCTTAAGGAGTATCCTTTTCAGGGAGGCGGCTGTTACCTGCTCTTGGGGCATGTAGAGGTGGATTATCACTTCCCTACTATTACCGTGACCAAAATGGCCAAGATGCCTTTTATTGCCGATCCCCGCTATTCCAATGCTGATGACCGGCAGTTCACGGCTCATGAAAAAATCAAGGAAGATGTAAGCATGACCCATCGGGCACCCTATCCGCAGGAACATGAAATTAATCTGCCAAGGAATAAAATGGCAAACTGA
- a CDS encoding DUF3347 domain-containing protein, with protein sequence MKKIIFSTLIMAILFTACNSKSKETAAPETASGTTQNDSQLYACSMHPEVTGKKGDTCSKCGMELTEPIEQTTEKRAEQKTTQAAEATFSINKIVRNYLNLKNALTTDDAKGAANAGKELYAIFNNTDPNSIDAKLKTEYFDIADDAKEHAEHIGANGGNIEHQREHFAMLSKDINDLMKTFKSEQKLYQDFCPMYDGGKGAIWISETKEIKNPYYGSKMLTCGSMKKQF encoded by the coding sequence ATGAAAAAAATAATTTTCTCAACCCTTATAATGGCAATTTTATTTACAGCCTGTAATTCAAAAAGCAAAGAAACTGCAGCTCCTGAAACTGCTTCTGGAACAACCCAGAATGATTCACAATTGTATGCCTGCTCTATGCATCCTGAAGTTACAGGAAAAAAAGGAGACACATGTTCCAAATGCGGAATGGAATTAACCGAGCCAATAGAGCAAACTACTGAAAAAAGAGCGGAGCAAAAAACAACCCAGGCTGCTGAAGCAACATTTTCTATAAACAAAATTGTGCGTAATTACCTGAACCTGAAAAATGCATTAACCACGGATGATGCAAAAGGAGCTGCAAATGCTGGAAAAGAGTTGTATGCAATTTTTAATAACACAGATCCCAATTCAATCGATGCGAAATTAAAGACAGAATATTTTGACATTGCTGATGATGCCAAAGAACACGCAGAACATATTGGAGCTAACGGTGGAAATATCGAACACCAGCGAGAGCATTTCGCCATGTTAAGTAAAGACATAAATGATTTGATGAAAACTTTCAAGTCAGAGCAGAAATTGTATCAGGATTTTTGCCCTATGTATGATGGTGGAAAAGGAGCAATCTGGATTAGCGAAACAAAGGAGATAAAAAACCCTTACTATGGTTCCAAAATGCTTACCTGCGGTTCAATGAAAAAACAATTTTAA
- a CDS encoding DNA-binding protein, which produces MSKLKMSKIMSEQITKDDLRQFAQMIINEIRSDRKKQEEFTADWLKSSAVKKILNISSASLQSLRITGKVRCRKILGSYYYSKNDLTELFKD; this is translated from the coding sequence ATGTCAAAATTAAAAATGAGCAAGATTATGAGCGAGCAGATAACAAAAGACGATTTAAGACAATTTGCCCAAATGATTATTAATGAAATAAGAAGTGACCGCAAAAAACAGGAGGAATTCACTGCTGACTGGCTGAAAAGCAGCGCCGTAAAAAAAATTTTAAATATTTCTTCGGCTTCTCTTCAGAGCCTGCGCATTACAGGAAAAGTCAGATGCAGAAAAATACTCGGTTCTTATTACTACAGCAAAAATGATTTGACAGAGCTTTTTAAAGATTAA
- a CDS encoding DUF3347 domain-containing protein — MKSIQKGLMAITILLSVIVYGAPIKNAKTVNTKIYGNCLMCKTAIEKSGNIKNIASVNWDENTKIAAITYDQKKTNQDEILKRIALAGYDSEQFLAPADAYAKLPQCCQYERTNKTAAPIKESKMDMAKMDHSQHTTAVFPDTQQDSPFKTIFNNYFELKDALVKTDAKTTAIKSKELLTAINAVKMDNLKPKEHTVWMNVMKSLATDAKNISETQDIKKQRESFKSLSKNTYDLIKSTNQPQPVYYNHCPMVDGNWLSKESSIKNPYYGSQMLSCGSTIDTIK, encoded by the coding sequence ATGAAATCAATTCAAAAAGGATTGATGGCAATTACAATATTGCTATCAGTCATAGTGTATGGCGCACCTATAAAAAATGCCAAAACCGTAAACACAAAAATTTATGGTAATTGTCTAATGTGCAAAACTGCTATTGAAAAATCTGGAAACATCAAAAATATCGCTTCGGTAAACTGGGATGAGAACACCAAAATTGCCGCCATTACCTACGACCAGAAAAAAACAAATCAGGATGAGATCCTAAAACGAATTGCGTTAGCGGGATATGACAGTGAGCAGTTCCTAGCTCCTGCCGATGCATATGCAAAACTTCCTCAATGCTGCCAATACGAAAGAACAAATAAGACAGCTGCTCCAATAAAAGAATCAAAAATGGATATGGCGAAGATGGATCATTCCCAGCATACAACCGCAGTTTTCCCAGATACTCAGCAAGACAGTCCATTTAAAACAATTTTCAACAACTACTTTGAGCTAAAAGATGCTTTGGTGAAAACAGATGCCAAGACTACTGCAATCAAATCTAAAGAGCTTCTTACTGCAATCAATGCCGTTAAAATGGACAACCTAAAGCCAAAAGAACATACGGTATGGATGAATGTAATGAAAAGTTTAGCTACAGATGCAAAAAACATTTCTGAAACCCAAGATATTAAGAAACAAAGAGAATCTTTTAAAAGCTTATCTAAAAACACTTACGATCTTATAAAATCTACCAATCAGCCACAACCGGTTTATTATAATCATTGCCCAATGGTTGATGGAAATTGGCTCAGCAAAGAAAGCAGTATCAAGAATCCTTATTACGGCTCCCAGATGCTAAGCTGTGGATCAACTATAGACACAATCAAATAA
- the dinB gene encoding DNA polymerase IV, with amino-acid sequence MERSIVHIDMNTFFVSCERLTNSELNGIPLIIGGGERGVVASCSYEARRFGVRSAMPIHMAMKLCPQAKIMKGDMELYSRLSHDITEIIQEKAPVVEKASIDEFYLDITGMDKFHGSYKWTSELAQTIIKETGLPLTFALSINKTVSKIGTGEGKQKQNLEIPQHLVQSFLNPLSVQKIPMVGDKTFQLLSRIGIRTIETLSKMPCDVLQQMIGKNGSELWKKANGIDNNPVEPYTERKSISTEHTFSQDTIDIDRLKRVILGMIEKLAFQLRSEEWLTSTVTIKIRYANFDTETKQCRVQYTSADHILTKTVTDLFEKLYQRRMRLRLIGVRFSGLVRGTYQIDLFQDTEEMLALYQAMDRMKTRYGFDAVMRCAGASFKPNTKNEILKRKSQ; translated from the coding sequence ATGGAAAGGTCAATTGTACATATCGATATGAACACGTTTTTTGTCTCCTGCGAAAGACTTACCAATTCCGAATTAAACGGAATACCGCTTATTATTGGAGGAGGTGAAAGAGGTGTTGTGGCCTCGTGCTCCTATGAGGCCCGTCGTTTTGGAGTACGCTCCGCCATGCCCATTCACATGGCCATGAAGCTTTGCCCACAGGCTAAAATCATGAAAGGGGATATGGAACTATATTCCCGGCTTTCGCATGACATCACCGAGATCATTCAGGAAAAAGCACCCGTGGTGGAAAAGGCAAGCATCGATGAATTTTATCTCGATATTACCGGCATGGACAAGTTTCATGGCAGCTACAAATGGACGAGTGAATTGGCCCAGACTATTATCAAGGAAACCGGCCTGCCGCTCACCTTTGCATTGTCCATCAATAAAACAGTATCCAAAATTGGAACCGGGGAAGGAAAACAGAAACAAAACCTGGAGATACCCCAGCATTTGGTGCAGTCCTTTTTGAATCCCTTGTCGGTTCAGAAAATACCAATGGTCGGTGACAAAACGTTCCAGCTGCTCTCACGCATTGGGATCCGAACCATTGAAACGCTCTCCAAAATGCCGTGTGATGTACTGCAGCAGATGATCGGCAAAAATGGTTCGGAGCTTTGGAAAAAAGCCAATGGTATAGATAATAATCCCGTGGAGCCCTACACGGAGCGAAAATCCATTTCCACCGAACATACCTTCTCTCAGGATACCATCGATATTGACAGGCTAAAAAGGGTGATTCTGGGAATGATTGAAAAACTGGCTTTTCAATTGCGATCGGAAGAGTGGCTGACTTCCACGGTCACCATCAAAATACGCTACGCCAATTTTGATACCGAAACCAAGCAGTGCCGCGTGCAATATACCTCGGCGGATCACATTCTGACTAAAACCGTAACGGATCTTTTCGAAAAACTATACCAGCGCCGAATGCGCCTTCGCCTTATTGGTGTGCGCTTTAGCGGACTGGTTCGCGGTACGTATCAGATCGATCTTTTTCAGGATACCGAGGAAATGCTCGCGCTCTATCAGGCTATGGACCGGATGAAAACCCGTTATGGTTTTGATGCTGTGATGCGCTGTGCCGGGGCCTCCTTTAAACCCAATACTAAAAATGAAATTTTAAAACGTAAATCCCAGTAA